A stretch of DNA from Candidatus Ancaeobacter aquaticus:
GGAACAATATCGCTGAGAATTTTATCAATAAATATTGCCACGACACCCGCTTCACCATGAGACTCCTGTCGAGGACCATATATATTGGCATATCTCAAAATTACATAATCCAGTCCATACACATGTTTATAGTAAAAGAGATACTTTTCAAAAGACAGCTTTGCAATACCATAGGGTGAAAGCGGATTAAGCTGGTGTGTTTCCGGAGCAGGAAACACTGTTTGTTCACCATATATAGCCCCGCCCGTAGATGAGAATATGATCTTTTTTACCTCGGCATCTTTTGCCGCTTCACAAATATTAATTGAGCCAAGGATATTGACTTCTGCGTCAAATATTGGTGATGCAACAGATTTTCTTAGGTCAATCTGAGCGGCTTGATGGTAAATCACCTCTATTTTCTCATTTCTAATAATATCCTTTATTTTTTCGTCCCGTATATCAATTTCATAAAAAATAGCATCAGGATGTATATTCTCTTTTTTTCCTGTTAAAAAATTATCAAAAACGACGACCCGATGTCCGTCTTGTATAAATCGTTCGGCTATGTGTGAGCCGATAAATCCGGCACCACCAGTAACTAATATATTCATTCGTTTTCCTCGTTTCGGTGTGCATTATTAATTTATGTCACACATTCTTTGATCTTAGTTGCAACATATTCTATATCGCTTTCAGATAACTCAGGAGTTATGGGAAGTGCAAGAACCTCATGTGCCGCATTCTCCGAATGAGGTAAATCCCCTTCTTTGTATCCAAGATATTTAAAACACTCCTGCAAAGACAATGGCAACGGATAGTACACTCCCGTTGAAACACCAAGTGATGTAAGTTTTTCTCGTACAAGATCCCTATTCGATTTCACCCGTATAACATATTGGTTATAAACAGGTGATACATTATCTATAGCGAACGGAATTGCTACCGGAGTATCACCTAGCAGTGAGTTATACCTCGCGGCATGAGCGCATCGTTTATCTGTCCAATCCGGTAATAGTTTCAATTTTACCTTTAATATTGCGGCCTGTATTTCATCAAGTCGGCTATTAATGCCAATATGCGGATGATAGTATTGCGGTTTTGCTCCGTGATCTCGTAAAACAATTAAACGCTCGGCAATGGCTTCATCTTTAGTGGTCATTATCCCGCCGTCACCACAACAGCCAAGATTCTTTGTCGGGAAAAAACTAAACGCACCTATATCACCCAAAGAGCCCACGGTTTTTCCTTTATAGCGTGCTCCTACCGCCTGAGCCGCGTCCTCAATCACAACTAAATTATATTTTTTTGAGATCTCACCTATCGGGTCCATATCCGCCGGCTGTCCAAAAAGATGCACTACAATTATACCTTTTGTTTTATCGGTAATTTTTTCCTCTATTTTTGCAGGATCAATATTGTAGGTAGCAGGATCAATATCCACAAATACCGGTCGGGCACCCAATCTTGTTATACAGCTGGCCGTTGAAAAAAACGTAAACGGCGTCGTAATAATCTCATCACCTTCTTTGATATCATATGCCATCAGCGCAAGCAAGAGCGCATCCGAGCCGGATGCGCACCCGACTGCTTTTTCAGATCCGACATATGATGAAAATTCCTGTTCAAATGAACGAACATTGTCTCCTAAAACATATTTTCCACTTGCAAGTACTGCTGTTACTTCATTAATTAATTCATCTTTACTTGCTTGAAATTGTGCTTGCAGATCGATAAATGGAATTTTTCGCATACTATTCATTTCCCTTATATTCTTTGTACCACAAGGCTGTTTTCTCTAAGCCGTCTTTTAAACTAACCTGTGGGGTATATCCCACATATTCCCGCGCACGAGAAATATCTGCCTGAGAATGTTTTACGTCTCCAGGAGCTGATTCTGTATGCTCCGGAGATAGTTCCGTATTAAGTATTTCATTAAGATACTCAACTAATGTATTCAATGTATAACGAGCACCACAGGCAATATTCATAATACGCCCCGCGCCATTCTGTAATTTTGTCGCGGCTAATATATTTGCATGAACAACATTATCTATAAAAGTAAAATCTCTCGATTGCTCCCCATCACCATATATAACAGGTCTCTCGCCCCTAAGCATACCGGTAATAAACTTTGGAATTACCGCGGCATATTGAGACTGCGGATTCTGATGCGGGCCAAAAACGTTAAAATATCGTAATGATATCGCATTAATATTATATAAAGAGGCAAACA
This window harbors:
- a CDS encoding DegT/DnrJ/EryC1/StrS family aminotransferase is translated as MRKIPFIDLQAQFQASKDELINEVTAVLASGKYVLGDNVRSFEQEFSSYVGSEKAVGCASGSDALLLALMAYDIKEGDEIITTPFTFFSTASCITRLGARPVFVDIDPATYNIDPAKIEEKITDKTKGIIVVHLFGQPADMDPIGEISKKYNLVVIEDAAQAVGARYKGKTVGSLGDIGAFSFFPTKNLGCCGDGGIMTTKDEAIAERLIVLRDHGAKPQYYHPHIGINSRLDEIQAAILKVKLKLLPDWTDKRCAHAARYNSLLGDTPVAIPFAIDNVSPVYNQYVIRVKSNRDLVREKLTSLGVSTGVYYPLPLSLQECFKYLGYKEGDLPHSENAAHEVLALPITPELSESDIEYVATKIKECVT
- a CDS encoding SDR family oxidoreductase; this encodes MSRYLVTGGAGFIGSNIVKELVSRGEKVTVIDDLSTGNIANITPYLDQIEFVEGSITNLDLLKKLLKDVDYVLHQAAIPSVARSVEDPIRSNEANVTGTLTLLTAVRDAKIKSFVYASSSSVYGNTKQLPKNEDMNPQPLSPYAVSKLTGEYYVRVFASLYNINAISLRYFNVFGPHQNPQSQYAAVIPKFITGMLRGERPVIYGDGEQSRDFTFIDNVVHANILAATKLQNGAGRIMNIACGARYTLNTLVEYLNEILNTELSPEHTESAPGDVKHSQADISRAREYVGYTPQVSLKDGLEKTALWYKEYKGNE
- a CDS encoding GDP-mannose 4,6-dehydratase, encoding MNILVTGGAGFIGSHIAERFIQDGHRVVVFDNFLTGKKENIHPDAIFYEIDIRDEKIKDIIRNEKIEVIYHQAAQIDLRKSVASPIFDAEVNILGSINICEAAKDAEVKKIIFSSTGGAIYGEQTVFPAPETHQLNPLSPYGIAKLSFEKYLFYYKHVYGLDYVILRYANIYGPRQESHGEAGVVAIFIDKILSDIVPVINGDGTQTRDFTFVGDVVNANSAALSFEGSDIFNVGTGKETDINALWNMLKEETEFKGVITHGPAKDGEQKRSVIDSAKITKTLGWKQKYDIETGLKETVQWFKNRAK